Proteins from a genomic interval of Capsicum annuum cultivar UCD-10X-F1 chromosome 4, UCD10Xv1.1, whole genome shotgun sequence:
- the LOC107867665 gene encoding ubiquitin carboxyl-terminal hydrolase MINDY-3, whose product MADQEDEELKMALRMSMQKESPEPKRSKPGEEEISGGAGGGEEGESPEAKNRRHQRELMAAAAEKRMMAMAKNVVVEKSKDKSVNLVKGEDKNVNLVKGEEKNVNLVKSVEKNVNLVKGEEKNVNLGEELSNAEANELFSMIFGCEVTKDILGQWTNQGIRFSPDPDTSMGLVQHEGGPCGVLAAIQAFVLKYLLFFSNDLNMVSPSSSGNVGLRRLADKESAGANIFSSLSEEKKSRALVRGMCEILFMCGSNRRVVIASLSTLDTNLVGSEGRSSDEAISKALEGLSFESGANLQKVLIINTYTSSEDALQRLEALLPVFRSRMGAMLFLISALLSHGMDSVQADRDDPSQPLVTAPFGHASQEIVNLLLSGEAVANVFDGRMDLGGGMFVKGISTRVEVGFLTLLESLNFCKVGLHLKCPTWPIWVVGSESHYTVLFALDTKVQEENELEGKETKIRRAFDAQDQSGGGGFISVEGFHQVLRETNVNLPADKLQSLCSSGYIVWSEFWQVLLDLDKSLGGMKDPSGLMGKKVFDLYHFNGIAKSVMNGNQVSSGSDIPVQRPRLTKLRVSVPPRWTPEEFMSSGPGTSDPAGKDSVGEVSKPEPSQHAPLVDCIRTRWSRATCTWEGDPPSIV is encoded by the exons ATGGCGGATCAAGAAGATGAAGAGTTGAAAATGGCGTTAAGGATGAGTATGCAGAAGGAGTCACCAGAGCCTAAGAGGAGCAAACCAGGAGAGGAGGAGATATCGGGTGGTGCTGGTGGTGGGGAGGAAGGGGAGTCGCCTGAGGCAAAAAACCGGAGACATCAGAGGGAATTGATGGCTGCTGCTGCTGAAAAGAGGATGATGGCGATGGCCAAGAATGTGGTGGTGGAGAAGAGTAAGGATAAAAGTGTGAATTTGGTGAAAGGTGAGGATAAAAATGTGAATTTAGTGAAGGGTGAAGAGAAAAATGTGAATTTGGTGAAGAGTGTAGAAAAAAATGTGAACTTGGTGAAAGGTGAGGAGAAAAATGTGAACTTGGGGGAAGAGCTTTCAAATGCAGAGGCTAATGAGTTGTTTTCAATGATCTTTGGTTGTGAAGTTACCAAAGATATTCTTGGTCAGTGGACTAATCAGGGAATAAG GTTTAGTCCGGATCCAGATACATCTATGGGTTTAGTGCAGCATGAAGGTGGGCCATGTGGGGTGCTAGCAGCAATACAG GCTTTTGTTCTGAAGTACCTATTGTTTTTCTCGAACGATTTAAATATGGTTTCACCTAGCTCGTCTGGGAATGTGGGTTTGAGAAGATTGGCTGATAAAGAATCTGCTGGAGCTAATATTTTTTCATCTCTAAGTGAAGAGAAAAAATCAAG AGCATTGGTCAGAGGCATGTGTGAGATATTGTTTATGTGTGGAAGCAATAGAAGGGTTGTGATAGCATCTTTGAGTACACTTGATACTAACCTTGTGGGGTCTGAGGGGCGTTCAAGTGATGAG GCCATTTCTAAAGCACTTGAAGGTCTCTCTTTTGAATCTGGGGCTAACTTGCAAAAGGTCTTAATCATTAACACTTATACTTCGTCAGAGGATGCCCTTCAAAGGCTTGAAGCACTGCTCCCAGTATTCCGAAGTCGAATGGGAGCAATGCTGTTCCTAATATCTGCTTTGCTTTCTCATGGAATG GACTCTGTTCAAGCTGATAGGGATGATCCTTCTCAACCTTTGGTTACAGCACCTTTTGGACATGCTTCACAG GAAATTGTAAACCTGTTGCTTTCTGGGGAAGCTGTTGCCAATGTGTTCGATGGGAGGATGGATTTGGGTGGTGGCATGTTTGTGAAGGGTATCTCCACTAGGGTTGAAGTTGGATTTCTTACTCTGCTAGAGTCCCTAAACTTCTGTAAAGTTGGTCTGCACTTGAAATGCCCGACATGGCCGATATGGGTTGTTGGCAGTGAATCTCATTACACAGTCTTATTTGCTCTCGATACAAAAGTTCAGGAGGAGAATGAACTTGAAGGCAAAGAAACAAAGATCCGTAGAGCTTTTGATGCACAAGATCAGAGTGGAGGTGGTGGGTTCATTAGTGTGGAAGGGTTTCATCAAGTCCTTAGGGAAACTAATGTCAATCTTCCAGCTGACAAGCTTCAAAGCCTCTGCAGCAGTGGATACATTGTATGGAGTGAATTCTGGCAGGTCTTGTTGGACTTGGACAAGAGTTTGGGAGGGATGAAAGATCCTAGTGGATTAATGGGGAAAAAGGTCTTTGATCTTTACCACTTCAATGGGATTGCAAAATCAGTTATGAATGGGAACCAGGTTTCATCCGGAAGTGATATTCCGGTACAAAGGCCTAGACTCACCAAGTTGAGGGTTTCAGTTCCTCCAAGATGGACACCAGAGGAGTTCATGTCTTCAGGTCCAGGTACAAGTGATCCTGCCGGCAAGGATTCTGTCGGTGAAGTTTCAAAGCCAGAACCTTCTCAACATGCTCCTTTAGTTGACTGCATTCGGACACGTTGGTCACGAGCCACATGTACTTGGGAAGGTGATCCACCAAGCATAGTTTGA